ATTGGATATCACATCGACCCCTCCGCCAATGCCTTCATCACCGCCCAAGAGGAAGGAACCGTCTGCACAGCAGATGCGCAAGCAGCTTCTGAAGCTCACGAGGAAACACGAAGCTACACTCGACAAGTACTACGACCTTGGAACGAGTGGCGCTGAGCCTGTCAGCAGCATGATATACGGTTTGGCTTCCGAGCTAGGCCGAGATGACAACGAAGTCCTGTGGTTAGCGATCGTTGGTGTCACCTCTGTGACCATGTCGCCGGCTCACGATCGGGGCAAGTTGGCACCTTTGCGAACGTTGCTCCAGGACGACGTTGTGCGGCACAATCCCATCCCCAGAGAGGACCTGCAACGATCACAAAGCGTCGAAGGCATAATCCCCACCACAGCAAGAGGCCCGACAGACAAGAGTATCAAGCTATCACCCGAGCCTCGCTTCCTGCTCATTCGCCACTGGAGTCTGTACGACTCAATGCTACACTCACCGTACTTGGCCACGCGCCTCCATGTATGGTCAGACAATGGGCGGAAGAGACTACACAAGCTCCTGGCTAAGATGGGCATCAGCTTGCAAGAAGCGGCAAAGGGATATCTTCACATGGACTCAGAGTTGAAACGATCATTACGGAAACGCATTCTGAAGTTCGCCGAGCAGTACAACCTAGATGGTCTGGTGCCTGGAGACAACGGCGCGAAGGGCAAGGACGGCTGGGGATTTGTACGGTCTTGGGGCTGGGAAGGCACATGGAGCGCTGAAGATGTTGCGATTGTCGTCGGTGCTATTCTCGAGGTTGGCACGGACTCAAGTCTGTTCCCTGACCTCAAGTACCGCAGCTCCGGACCAGGTCCAAGCTACAACACGCGAGTACGCAACCTTCCAACCCCACCGCACTCCTCCGATGATGGGATGGGTGATGACAACGCGGCAGAAGTCCCAGACTATGTTACGCAGCGCTTCTTCCGAGCTTACGACTCGCTGGCCCCTACAAAGGGCCTGCAGACGCTATCAAAGAACCTTCCTTCTGCGCAGAACCTCTACAAAGCAATCCTGCGAGTGGGTTCTGCCCTGATTAGCAAGAAGCAGATTCGTCATCTTCGAGCGTTTCGGATGGGCGTCGTGAAAGAAGGGCCCGATGTTCCACTCTTCACGCACCCCGGCGCCTTGGTGCGTCTGGCTGCGTGGGTAGGCGAGGCTGTGTCGGTTCTCGAAGCCGAGAAAGGTCGCAAACCCGGCAAAACCAGCAATGAGGCCTTGGTTCTCGGCTGTCTCGACGAAGGCCGCGGCGTCTATGTCGTCGTCGGTCTGGGCGGAGGTAATGGGTGGAGTGCAAGTGGCAAGGTCCGGTCAAAAGCTGAACTCAAAGAGCGCGAAGAGCGCAAGAAGCGAAAGGCTGCGGAGAAAGCGACGCAGAAGGCCACACGAGCGCGAAAGCGAGCAGAGCGGAAACAAATGCGTAAGGAACGCAACGCTGCCAATGGACTCGATTCGGATGTTGAAGATTCGGAGTCTGACGCGGAGACAGAGAGCGCTTCCTCGGACTCAGACGACTCGGAGAATGACTCGGATTCTGATGATGAGACAGGCAGCACGAAGAAGACCCGAGGTCTGAATCGGTTTGGCCAAGCCTTCCAGCAGGTCGTCGAAGAGACAGGCTCTCGAGTACGTATCGACTCTTTCGAGCACAGTGTGGTGGAGGTGAAGAAAGAAGATCTACCCTCTTTCCTGGAAGCACTCAGCTTGAAGACGGTGGTGGGGTAGCGTGGAGCTGGTGGTGTTAGAGGTTGAAATGCATGACGGCGTCACGGATCTCTTTTGCTTGCATGGTCTGATGAAGTGTTGGAAAGTGTTGGCATGGCAAGACATTGCATTGCTGGGGAATGGCGTTTTGCTTGATATCATCTCTCCTGAGCAGCGTTTACATACACAGTACACCTATACGAATGGCAGATGAAGCTTCACGCTCGATTCGAAGATAGTGTCGGTGTCTCGTACGTGGAATAGATATGCCATTGGAGTGTTCGTTGAAGCTGACGAGGGCTATGGCAATGCAGCATGTTTGTACAGCACAGTAAGCGATGACGGATGGACAGGGA
This genomic window from Fulvia fulva chromosome 4, complete sequence contains:
- a CDS encoding Cell division control protein 45, with translation MYIPREQASGLYTHLIRSTHPSSSPVLVLTSVTVDSLCATRILTSLLKRDFVPHTIIPVSGYADLQRAGADLVLPLTRQRGGDGGTVVCLGLGGTVALEDILGLDGRTQDGELSDEGMDEHGVEVWVVDSHRPWNLENVFGMPATQQREGEAASRRPGVHEGKVLPGYQPGKGGIIVWDDGDLEAELKAEKAAYFALQGMPETTEDDLALDDGEDDTGAEADAEDDAEESSTGQKRKRSASPEDSDAESASEDEADRPRRRRRSNSGDDIAIPSSPGGNPLSAQLDITSTPPPMPSSPPKRKEPSAQQMRKQLLKLTRKHEATLDKYYDLGTSGAEPVSSMIYGLASELGRDDNEVLWLAIVGVTSVTMSPAHDRGKLAPLRTLLQDDVVRHNPIPREDLQRSQSVEGIIPTTARGPTDKSIKLSPEPRFLLIRHWSLYDSMLHSPYLATRLHVWSDNGRKRLHKLLAKMGISLQEAAKGYLHMDSELKRSLRKRILKFAEQYNLDGLVPGDNGAKGKDGWGFVRSWGWEGTWSAEDVAIVVGAILEVGTDSSLFPDLKYRSSGPGPSYNTRVRNLPTPPHSSDDGMGDDNAAEVPDYVTQRFFRAYDSLAPTKGLQTLSKNLPSAQNLYKAILRVGSALISKKQIRHLRAFRMGVVKEGPDVPLFTHPGALVRLAAWVGEAVSVLEAEKGRKPGKTSNEALVLGCLDEGRGVYVVVGLGGGNGWSASGKVRSKAELKEREERKKRKAAEKATQKATRARKRAERKQMRKERNAANGLDSDVEDSESDAETESASSDSDDSENDSDSDDETGSTKKTRGLNRFGQAFQQVVEETGSRVRIDSFEHSVVEVKKEDLPSFLEALSLKTVVG